The Elgaria multicarinata webbii isolate HBS135686 ecotype San Diego chromosome 11, rElgMul1.1.pri, whole genome shotgun sequence genome segment GCAGAAAGGTTAGGAATGTTTATATGACAAAGACCTACTCTCTACAGTGGAACCTTGCACATCCCAGTGTGGCCTCCAGAGGGGGACAGAGAGCACATCGAGGGGAAAGCAAGATGGCAGAAAAGACCTTGTAGGAATAAGCAACTGGGGAAACACAAGCTCAAGTAGAAGACATCAAGAAGGAGCAACGGTCTCTCTCTCACCTGGTGGTGGGCAGTCAATGCGTGTTTACgtagagcggcccgatccgggaaaGCCTGTTTGCAAAGACCGCAAAGCAGCGTCGGCCCCTCTTTGGCTTGGCTACCCTGCTGCCTCTCCGAGGGGCCTTCCCCGCCGGTTCCCTTCTccggttcctcctcctcttgcggGGTTGCCCCTTGTTCCATttctgccttctcttccccttccggCACGGGGCGCCGAGGGCTTCCAGGCCCCAACGGCGAGGTCACATTGGTGCCTCCGCCTTCCTCCTCCGCCTGTAatgcttcctccccttccttggCAGGGCCCAGAGCTTCCTGTTCGGGGCTGGAGGGGCCCTCGGCTTTCTCCCCGCCGCTTTCCAGAGAGTCTTCGTCAGTGGGttcttcttcatcctcctcaGAGAGTTCTTCATCCTGTGGAGGGGCCTgctgcggcggctgctgctgcggctgcttttCCCCTTCGCCCAGCGGGGTCCCCTCGGGAACGGGAGGCTCAGGAAGGAGCGCCCCATTGGGGATCTGCCCGCCAAGGTGCATGCGGACGTGCTGCTGGAGGCTCACGGCGTTGGTGAACTTCTTCTGGCAGATGGGGCAAGAGTTTTGCGCTCGGGCCGCCGAGCTGGTTTTGTGGCCCGCAAAATGGGCCCGGAGGTTCCCCCGGGTGGAAAAGGCGCGTCCGCACACCTTGCACTTGAAGGGCCGCTCTCCGCCGTGCTGCCCGTAGTGGAGCTGCAAAGCCCGGGGGCAGCTGAGGACCCGCAGGCAGATGACACACTGGTTGGGCCCCGAAGACGTGGGCGGGGAGGAAGAGGACGAGGAGCCGGCCACGGCTTGGGCGGTGGCGGGGACGGCGCACGAGGACGACGACGGGGAGCCCTGGCGGTCGATCTtctccaccagctgctgcagcttGGACGTCTCCGAGGGCGAAGCCTCCAGCACGTACGGGAAGGGCCCCACCGCCGCGCCCGCCTTGAAGTGGTTGGCCAACAGAGCCCAACTGGGCAAGGAACCTACCAGCTTCCCCAGCTGGAGCCGGGCGCCTTCCGCCTCCCTTTCCGGAGGCGTGTTCTCGTCACCCTTCCCCTTCGCTTCCACCGCCTTCATGAGGACCAGCTTGTTGAAGCTGGGCAAGGCCTGGGCCGCTGCGGAAGGGGAGGCCCCGGAGAGCAGGCTCAGGCTCTCGGTCGCCGTGAGGGCTTTGCGTTCGGCGGCCGGAGGGGCGGCCGCCTCCTCTCCGGGCTCGGCCTTCTCCGGCGGCACCGACATGCCGTAGGGCAAGCCCGAGGTGGTCAGGACGTAGTCCAGGTGCTCGGGGACCGGGTGGGGGTTCATCTGGACGTGAGGGTATTTCTCCCGGTGCCGATGGAAGTGCACCTTGAGGTTGCCGCGGGTGGTGAAGCGGTTGCCGCAGATGTTGCACTTGTACGGGCGCTCGCCCGTGTGCGAGCGCAGGTGGATCTGCAGGGCGCTGTCGCTGCCGAAGACCTTGCCGCAGAAACGGCACTTGTGGCGCCCGCCCGGCTTCTCCTCCAAGCTGGCTTCCCCGCCTCCTCCGTTCTTCTGCCGCAGCAGCCCTGGGGAAGTGGCCTGCTCTAAACCCCGAGCGGCGCCCAAGCACTGAGCGGCCAGGAGGCCCGTGGCCGTGGGGAACGCCGGAGCCAAGAGCTGCTCGGCTTTGGGGACTCTAGCCCCGCCGGGGAAAGGGTGGTAGAGGTGGAAGAAGGCCGGCTTGGGCACCTCCGGGGAGGCGGACGCCTGGGTCCTTCCCGGCTCCGTTTTGATGGAGAAGACCGGCAAGGGgggcttgggagggagggaagcgacTGGGGCCGGCTCGGCAGAAGGCGCCGGAGAGCCCACCTGCCCCAGAGACCCCAAGAGCAACACCTGGCGGCAGATCTGCTCTGTCATCTGCATCTGGTGGAGCTGGCGCTGCTGCAAGACACGGAGCTCTTCGAGGATCAGAGGGATGTTGAGGTGCCCCGCGGGGACGGTGGCGGCGGTCGGAGGCAGCGGAGGGGGAGCGGGAGCAGGCGGCCGGGGCCGGGCCGCTTCGTGGGTTGGGTCTGTCAGCAGGGGCCCAGGCTCGACGTCCATGCTCGGAGGACTTTCGGGACGCACCTCtacggaagaggaggaggaggaagaggaggaaatgctGGAGTGGTCCTGGCCAGCAACGGCCGTAGCAGCAACAGAACAGGTAGGTTGCTCCGGACAGCAGGAATCCACATGAGCCGATAACTCGGAGTGATCCTTGAAGCTGGTATGGCAGGAAGGACAGGATAACGGGGCTGACTCGTCCCCAGTGTCCCCTGGGGAAagtaagagagaaaaagagagagagagaaaagggatgtgGTTATTCTAGATCTGTGCCGAGGCCTGTGACGGAGCCAATCAACCAACGGCGGCTCCTTGCACAGGAAAGATCTTCAGAACGCCTACAGGAGATGTCTGCATTTCAGAAACCCATGAGCGTCGCCCTCAAACTTTAAGGAGCAGAAATGCACATCAGCTCTCTaactaagaagagccctgcgagATCAAACCAAAGGGCCAACTGGTCCCATCTCCTGCTTCTGACAGGACAGACAAGATGCCTTTGAGGAGACCGCAAGTAAGATGTGTCTCCCGCTATTGGCCCTGCAGCAACTGGTATCCACCGTAACCTCACTTCCCCTACTAGCAACCCCGTGGGGTGGTAGGAACCATGGGGACTGGGCTCATACAGTACTGGGTGAGGAAGGAAGAGGCTGAATCTAAACTACTGTGTGGTGCCTGCAGGCCTCCAGGACCCGTTTGCTGAAAAGGGTTGCGGGGGGAACCAGTGAGTGACTTATAAAACAACTGGAATTTATTTaagaaggaataggaaagggttgtgtgtgtgtgtgtgtgtcatgaaaAATCTTATAATGATTTTTCTGTATCTGAATCTCACCCCCAtgaactgtgaaccgcccagagagctctggctattgggcggtatagaaatgtaataaataaataaatgattccaGCAATTTGTAACAAAGGGGagaggaagcaaaacaaacattcaaATGAATAAATGTATTAAAGCAAGTCTCTAAAACAATATAATCAAAGGGAGTTCCTGGGTTGTCGTGACTTGCGGACCGAGCACTCGGGGTAgtttagggttaaacaacccacagttttaaCCCATAATTTGTTGCGGCGTTAAAACTCTTAATGCTAAACAACCCGGAATGCTGGGTTCAGACGTCacaaaaacaacccaggaataaggagtccctgggttgtttccaAAGGGGAAACAGCACACAAACCAGgtcagtctctctttctctctctctctctgctttttcaTTCTTCACTTGGAATCTCTCTACAGTGGCTCATCAGGGTCAAAAAGGGTTGAGATGCTGGCATTCCACTAGAAGGCTGTGttacatttaaggtgcaatcctaggcatgttgagacagaaaaaaagtcctacaactcccagcattccccagccagccatgccgggAGTTATGTATTCCACTACCTTATAGTGAACTACAGTTATACTGAATTGGCCCACCTAGCTAATATTGTCTACTCTTGAGTAGGAGTGGTCTTTCTTAGCCCAACAGAGGTCCTTTCACTGGAGATGCTGAAATGGAAGCAGGCACTGTTTTCAAAACCCTTGAGCCAGTGTGGCAcagtggatagagtgttggactgggacctgggagatccgggttctagtccccactcagccaaaaaacttgctgggtggctttgggccaatcactgaacCTCAcactaacctacttcacagggttgttgtgaggattaaaatggagaggaggcggccAGATTTACACTTCGTGTCAAAACATCACGATCCCAATCATGGTAACGCTCTTGTGCCTTGATAcctcgtattattattattatttgttgcaatattttggataaagtggaataaaaagcaggaaagaacaccacgaaagcgatatatggaatgtgtaatgtgctctaacagttatcagtgaaccctcaatagtgctataaagcagtagtgtagatctagaccATGTAATAGGGtcaccacatgaaaaggaggacagggctcctgtatctttaaccgttgaaTAGAAATTTAAGCAGtatacatgcaacacctggtgaaattccctcttcatcacaacagttaaatcttccggacccctgccctctttgtatccagttttcctcctcttcctcctcctcctattattattattattattattattattattattattattattacccaatCCCTCCACTTTTGGAATCAAATATGCCAAAGGCTTAGCAATGAAGGATCTTAGAAATGTCAGAGGCGgcatatagaacagccttcctcaacttggggcgctccagatgtgttggactgcatctcccagaatgccccagccagctggctggggcattctgggagttgtag includes the following:
- the SALL2 gene encoding sal-like protein 2 isoform X2 is translated as MSSPRGRGEPQQQQQQQQQQAEPASAGAAAGDVMGDPAGDTGDESAPLSCPSCHTSFKDHSELSAHVDSCCPEQPTCSVAATAVAGQDHSSISSSSSSSSSVEVRPESPPSMDVEPGPLLTDPTHEAARPRPPAPAPPPLPPTAATVPAGHLNIPLILEELRVLQQRQLHQMQMTEQICRQVLLLGSLGQVGSPAPSAEPAPVASLPPKPPLPVFSIKTEPGRTQASASPEVPKPAFFHLYHPFPGGARVPKAEQLLAPAFPTATGLLAAQCLGAARGLEQATSPGLLRQKNGGGGEASLEEKPGGRHKCRFCGKVFGSDSALQIHLRSHTGERPYKCNICGNRFTTRGNLKVHFHRHREKYPHVQMNPHPVPEHLDYVLTTSGLPYGMSVPPEKAEPGEEAAAPPAAERKALTATESLSLLSGASPSAAAQALPSFNKLVLMKAVEAKGKGDENTPPEREAEGARLQLGKLVGSLPSWALLANHFKAGAAVGPFPYVLEASPSETSKLQQLVEKIDRQGSPSSSSCAVPATAQAVAGSSSSSSPPTSSGPNQCVICLRVLSCPRALQLHYGQHGGERPFKCKVCGRAFSTRGNLRAHFAGHKTSSAARAQNSCPICQKKFTNAVSLQQHVRMHLGGQIPNGALLPEPPVPEGTPLGEGEKQPQQQPPQQAPPQDEELSEEDEEEPTDEDSLESGGEKAEGPSSPEQEALGPAKEGEEALQAEEEGGGTNVTSPLGPGSPRRPVPEGEEKAEMEQGATPQEEEEPEKGTGGEGPSERQQGSQAKEGPTLLCGLCKQAFPDRAALRKHALTAHHQVNLGSHVWSSSQARRGRRLPLDGPVPVLSGGQVKLQDFLGRDVPAQLVGVGPLSFWNQYTAFLSGGLPTKPPHSAAAPTLSSASSASNVASQGLFGSSNAPGRAGPSEAKEKPPVGSLLLLPSTPAPAPEVVPETQGKGEK
- the SALL2 gene encoding sal-like protein 2 isoform X1, with amino-acid sequence MSSPRGRGEPQQQQQQQQQQAEPASAGAAAGDVMGDPAESGMCEWADHYKGDTGDESAPLSCPSCHTSFKDHSELSAHVDSCCPEQPTCSVAATAVAGQDHSSISSSSSSSSSVEVRPESPPSMDVEPGPLLTDPTHEAARPRPPAPAPPPLPPTAATVPAGHLNIPLILEELRVLQQRQLHQMQMTEQICRQVLLLGSLGQVGSPAPSAEPAPVASLPPKPPLPVFSIKTEPGRTQASASPEVPKPAFFHLYHPFPGGARVPKAEQLLAPAFPTATGLLAAQCLGAARGLEQATSPGLLRQKNGGGGEASLEEKPGGRHKCRFCGKVFGSDSALQIHLRSHTGERPYKCNICGNRFTTRGNLKVHFHRHREKYPHVQMNPHPVPEHLDYVLTTSGLPYGMSVPPEKAEPGEEAAAPPAAERKALTATESLSLLSGASPSAAAQALPSFNKLVLMKAVEAKGKGDENTPPEREAEGARLQLGKLVGSLPSWALLANHFKAGAAVGPFPYVLEASPSETSKLQQLVEKIDRQGSPSSSSCAVPATAQAVAGSSSSSSPPTSSGPNQCVICLRVLSCPRALQLHYGQHGGERPFKCKVCGRAFSTRGNLRAHFAGHKTSSAARAQNSCPICQKKFTNAVSLQQHVRMHLGGQIPNGALLPEPPVPEGTPLGEGEKQPQQQPPQQAPPQDEELSEEDEEEPTDEDSLESGGEKAEGPSSPEQEALGPAKEGEEALQAEEEGGGTNVTSPLGPGSPRRPVPEGEEKAEMEQGATPQEEEEPEKGTGGEGPSERQQGSQAKEGPTLLCGLCKQAFPDRAALRKHALTAHHQVNLGSHVWSSSQARRGRRLPLDGPVPVLSGGQVKLQDFLGRDVPAQLVGVGPLSFWNQYTAFLSGGLPTKPPHSAAAPTLSSASSASNVASQGLFGSSNAPGRAGPSEAKEKPPVGSLLLLPSTPAPAPEVVPETQGKGEK